Below is a genomic region from Fusarium oxysporum Fo47 chromosome XI, complete sequence.
GTCTAGATAATCTTGAGGGAACAAACCTTAATAACATTCTTATTCTTACAGTTTGACCATCGGACTTGTTGACGCCAATCACATGTTCGTTTCATTTTTATGAGGGGATCTGTTCTCAGACCGGCATATACCGTTTGGTGTGATCGCTTCCAGCTACATAGCAACCAGAGCGTAGATCTTTCCCCATTATTGTTATCATAAATCTCAACTGCGTTACTTATGTGGCCCTCCAGACATGTGAATCACATAGAATGGTGAAGTCAATGCACGTGTGCCATACATTTGCTCCATTAGTACTTAACTTCGCGCAAATGACAGCTTATCGATGCCAGATTATCCACAGCCCAAAAATCCTTTTGTTCATCCCATTTGATTCTATCTCATGCGCAAATAGCATCCACAGCTTGGTTGATCCAAAACTGGTTTGTAGGGTTAGGATCATCCATGGTCTTCTGCGCAATCACCTTGAGGTCGTCCATCCTCAGGTACTCATCAAGAccaatctcctccttcaaGAATGGGTTAAAACGAATATACTTGGTATCCTTGTGCTCATCTCTCTCATTCAGATGCGTCATGTGTCGTGAAAAGTCCTTGCCCTTAgcgttggtgttggtagCAAAGTCCATGACCTTGGACGCTACTCCAACAACCTTGATCCAAGACTGCTTTGCCTTTCCTGGGCTGACGTAGCCAGTACCGAGGCTGATAACGCATGAGATCGGCGGTGAAGGGTCTTTGGGGTCAACGAGCTCAAAGCGTGTGTACCAGAGCTGGTCGATGGGGTTGTTGTTAAGAAGGCCACCGTCCCAGAACACCAACTCAGGCTTATCCTCTGGAAACTTCACTTCGGGGAAGAAGGTTGGAGCAGCAGATGTTGCGCGTGCTgcgatgctgatggtgagCTTGTCACCGTGTTTGAGTAGAGCATCGTTGACTTTGGACTTGGTGTAGATGGTCTTGTCCTTGTAGGTTCGCATCAACATAGACTCAGCTCTGTTCTGGGCAGTAGTACAGCAGAACCTGTCTGATGTCAGCGAGGTATTAAAAAGGCGGAGAGATACTTACATCCGTGCACCACCTTCGTGCTGAAGAGGCGCGTTGCCCTTCAGCTTTTTGTCATTTTCATCAAGGCCAAatttctcaacaacctcgtCAATAGCCTTGCTCATAGACCCAGCATCAAATCTGCTGTCCTGAACTAAAGccttgctgttgttgaggtaTGATGAACCAGGGATCCAGCTAATATCCCAGCCGTAGATCTTAGGACTGAAGATCGTCTTGGCGATTCTGTCATATTCCTTAATGGTGTCATCAACGCTCATGCGAAGACGAAAGAGCATGATACCCATGATACCGCCTGTGCTGGTACCACCAGCGAGCTCGAAGTAATCAGCTGGTAAGGGAATCTTGTCCAgacctttcttcttctggacGCGAAGCATGAGCTCTCTGAGGATAACGAGACCCATGATGCCTCGGACGCCACCGCCATCGAGGGAGAGGAGACGGAGTCCCTTGGGATGCTTGGTAGAGGTTACGTAGACCATTGTGAATTCTGACTGTAAATGAATAaaatgaaaagaaaagagctGGGGAAGATGAACTGCAGCTGAATTGCATAAATACCCATTCATTTTccatttttcttttcttttctcctctTATCATCATGCCTCAATAGAACGTCACTAAGCTGAAACTATTACTCCCTTCAGGGGGATCTTGTCCCGTTTGGGTTACCTGCCATAGCGGTCCGAGCACTAGAGCCAGCTGAAGCGCCTTTAGCTTACCACTAGTCGCTGCGGGATATCGCTAGttttcaacctcatcctgGATGATTCTTCTGATAGTCCGGTGACCTTGCAGAATGCGGAACAGTATCGCCATTTGGTAGCATCAGCATGGGTATGTTAAAGTGAGGGGGGAGTGCTTTTGAGTACAACGAATCGTTGAAATGTAGCATTTACTGGGTTCAGTCGGCCACCATTGAGCAGATAAGGAGAACCATTCCAATGGCTAAAGACACGTGATGATCCTTTCAAATTGAGGCACTGTCTTACTAGGACATAAGATGGTGGGCTTGGGGGATATGCAAGCCACTTACGGCAATTTGTTCATCTCAGTCATAGCTGAGATGCTGATCTGGCATGCTGGAGCAATGCCAAGGATTTTCACGCCGCGTAGCCATCCATGCATCACATTTATTAAAAGTatgcagagaagaagggccCAGTGCTGGAGCGTCTCTGGCCTTCTAGTCATTCTCTGAAGTTTGTTCGCAAAATTATATTTCTTGGAGGGATACGACTAGGTCCACCTTGTTCTACTATGCTGTCTTTACCTCGTAagatatttaattatatGACTGCTAGTATTGGAAGTAGTGTAATAAAAATTAACTACAGTCTAATATCTAAGACCAAAGAGCCTGCTATTTCCTATTTAAAGGTTCTTTTATCAATATAAAGGCGACAGTGCGTTGTCTTGTCAGTGACTGATGCTACCCTAAAGTTTGAGAAGAATGTTGGTGTgagagataagataagctgATAAACGATAACGATAGTGCCACGATTGAGATGCGATACGCAATACGTGATGCCCGAAGCACAGACGCGACACGTTTGATCCTTACCATTAACGCCTAATCGAGCCAACAGCCACTGGCGGTATCAACAGGAATGAAGCCTCCACTACTAGTCTTCGCTCCTAAAGAAGACACAGATATCATTCTCCGAAAGCCCAATTTCCGCAGCCACCCAGAACCGTTGCCTGAAGCGGCTGATCCGGATGCCACcgaggaagagaatgagGACGAGAAAGGCAAGCATAAAGAGCAAGATGACCAAAAAGAGCTCGAACGACCTGCTTCAGAGGAGTTCAAGGACGTTACATCTTCGATACAGAGCCGTGGTGATCTGAAGAACCTGAAACCATTTTACGAGCACGATGCTTGCGTCACCCGGCTTCAAGGCGATGCTCGATGGCCCATTCAAAGAGAGCTGTCGCAACCAGTATGGGCGCtttgaagccaaggctttTGAGTATAGCGCCGAAGCGCTGCTCATCTTACTAGACATCATGCATGGGCACCACAGACGTGTCCCAAAGACCATGGAGCTTAGTCTATTGACGGAGATAGCTATACTTGTTGACTACTACATGTGCCATGAGATCGTGGAGATGTTTGCTGAGAACTGGATCGCCTCTGTCATCCAGGAAGATGAGATAGAAGGATCTGATTGCCAGGCGAATATATCTCGGCTCTTCATCAGTTGGGTCTTTGAGAAGACCGAGTTGTTCAACTCTATTGTTTATTCAATTCTTAAATTGGCCGCCAGGCCGATACGAACAGACCTACCACTCCCTAGTACCATTTTGGGCAAGTTACAACAATGAAGTGCTCGGGGCGCATGACTGACAGCTGTGCAGACTCACTAGAACAACGCAGACAGAGTCTCACGCAAAGGTTCCTGGACAATCTTTACGGGCTACTCGATTCGTTCTGGAGCAGTGACGGTGGCTGTCACACGGAGTGTACCGCCATGATGCTGGGGATGCTAATAAAGCAGATGCTCAGCTTCGGCTTGGAGGTCCCGAGCCCTATGGGCCGTCCTGCTGAAGAAAAGAGCTTTTTGCACCTAAAAGAGTTCTCTACTCAACTCAGATCGCCAAGGTGGCACGAGGATGGTTATTCTTATAGTCATAATTGTTCTTTTAAAAACAAAACGGATCCCTGGTTGAAAACAATATCCAAAGTCGATATCTGCCATGGTGTTAGATTGGAGGATTTCAAGCCGGGGGCTGTCGGcccaaagaagaaaatcAAAAAGCGCGATCGTGGCAAATATCTCTCttaaggctgaggaggagcttTGATGCCTAATTGTTTCGGAGATAGGCGCCATTGCGATGTTGTAATTATGATACATAGAGATCTTCTCATACAGCAAACGAATGATGTCATTTGAATCGCAAAACATGCGACATAAGATAAAGCCAGGCCCCCATTGAGATCCGTAGCTGGTGTCGCAGTTTGACTTAGCTGCTCAGCCAGTTTGCCCGATTTCATTGCGAACCAGAAAGGGGCATTCAGTCTTGCGTATTGACGATTAGCAGGCTGATGTAAGATGTTGGGTCGGCAATGACTCTTCGGTGAGACGGATACGGAAACTGGGGGACTAATGCTTCAGACCCACTGCTCGACCAGTATTTAACTCCGTGTCAAGATTTGAATCactaaaaatattataatgCTCCAATACTAGCTCTAAATTTTTAACAATGCCCAAGACCAGACCATCGAAGGAGAAGCGAGACCAAGCAAAAGCAGAGGAGACACGTATACGAAGGATAGAAAGGGAAACCAAGGAAAATGACCGCGCGGAAACAGTcgccgatgacgatgccCTCAATTTGGCTGCTAAGATTGACCGGTTAGCTGAGATCCGAAATTGGTTCTGCGCAGAGACAACTGTCGTAGATCAATACATGGCAGGCGACCTTTCGAGGGCCGAGACAGTCGATATTCTGGCCACGCCAATTGATGAGGCATACTCCACTGCCAATGCTGGCACGGCATACTTTCGACAAGAGAGGACCGCTCGACTGCAGCGAAAGTATCATAGCCCCGAGAAGGCACTCGAGCTTTGGGGACCTGAACAAGATTGGCCTGAACCTGAAAATGAGCGAGATCACTCTGAAAACGCCGAAATGCTTCTTTGGAACCTTTGGTACTCGATTCTTCACACAGCAAAGAAAATCCGCTTCACCGACGAGGCTCGACAGGAGAAACTAGTTGATCTAGTCAAAGCACTCAAAGCCCGACCAGATCCCCCAGAACCAGTACCAATGACGATTCCCCTCAAGAGAGATTGGGTCTGGCAACTAGGTACTGTTTGGAGCGACCTGATCATTCTGGGCGCCTCAATCGCCGAAGTGAGAAACGACTCCTGTGGATGCGGAGCTGGTTGGTCATGGCCAGAGCAACAAGCAGAGCAGAACCTGAACGCGTTCTACGCTCGACTAACTGCAAGCGGAGTAGCAAACATACACGTCCAAGGAGA
It encodes:
- a CDS encoding acyl transferase/acyl hydrolase/lysophospholipase, giving the protein MVYVTSTKHPKGLRLLSLDGGGVRGIMGLVILRELMLRVQKKKGLDKIPLPADYFELAGGTSTGGIMGIMLFRLRMSVDDTIKEYDRIAKTIFSPKIYGWDISWIPGSSYLNNSKALVQDSRFDAGSMSKAIDEVVEKFGLDENDKKLKGNAPLQHEGGARMFCCTTAQNRAESMLMRTYKDKTIYTKSKVNDALLKHGDKLTISIAARATSAAPTFFPEVKFPEDKPELVFWDGGLLNNNPIDQLWYTRFELVDPKDPSPPISCVISLGTGYVSPGKAKQSWIKVVGVASKVMDFATNTNAKGKDFSRHMTHLNERDEHKDTKYIRFNPFLKEEIGLDEYLRMDDLKVIAQKTMDDPNPTNQFWINQAVDAICA
- a CDS encoding uncharacterized protein (expressed protein), which codes for MLASPGFKAMLDGPFKESCRNQYGRFEAKAFEYSAEALLILLDIMHGHHRRVPKTMELSLLTEIAILVDYYMCHEIVEMFAENWIASVIQEDEIEGSDCQANISRLFISWVFEKTELFNSIVYSILKLAARPIRTDLPLPSTILDSLEQRRQSLTQRFLDNLYGLLDSFWSSDGGCHTECTAMMLGMLIKQMLSFGLEVPSPMGRPAEEKSFLHLKEFSTQLRSPRWHEDGYSYSHNCSFKNKTDPWLKTISKVDICHGVRLEDFKPGAVGPKKKIKKRDRGKY
- a CDS encoding uncharacterized protein (of unknown function-domain containing protein), with amino-acid sequence MPKTRPSKEKRDQAKAEETRIRRIERETKENDRAETVADDDALNLAAKIDRLAEIRNWFCAETTVVDQYMAGDLSRAETVDILATPIDEAYSTANAGTAYFRQERTARLQRKYHSPEKALELWGPEQDWPEPENERDHSENAEMLLWNLWYSILHTAKKIRFTDEARQEKLVDLVKALKARPDPPEPVPMTIPLKRDWVWQLGTVWSDLIILGASIAEVRNDSCGCGAGWSWPEQQAEQNLNAFYARLTASGVANIHVQGEICAVDALEKAPTPWYRRVSPPPDHEILSHYITCAALWTIIAGKEVYAKYPHTRDERDIEVVDRILELRDNELPWNRSRKKYKGRARWETARREFARRRFEAESNNEDLSPEVRDLAGRAAKAMSDIVWQKQEEK